In Anaerostipes hadrus ATCC 29173 = JCM 17467, a single genomic region encodes these proteins:
- the nadD gene encoding nicotinate-nucleotide adenylyltransferase, protein MKKIGILGGTFNPIHHGHLILGQAAKEEFGLDEILVMPTKNPAYKKISGGVSEKNRVDMIKLAIRDFPYFKFSDIELKREGTTYTVDTLRELTKQDTDCRYYFIMGADSLYQIETWKDPGQIFTMADILVATRNDSRSALDAQIDYLEEKYDGKIYHLSSPSIEISSNDIRKRCSNGSSIHFFLPEDVIDYIERNDLYGSTADRRKA, encoded by the coding sequence ATGAAGAAGATAGGAATTCTTGGCGGGACATTCAATCCGATCCATCATGGACATCTGATTCTTGGACAGGCAGCGAAAGAAGAGTTTGGATTGGATGAGATTTTGGTTATGCCAACAAAGAATCCGGCATATAAAAAGATCAGTGGCGGTGTCAGTGAGAAAAACAGAGTCGATATGATCAAGCTGGCGATCAGGGATTTTCCGTATTTCAAATTTAGTGATATCGAATTAAAACGTGAAGGAACAACGTACACAGTTGATACGTTAAGAGAACTTACAAAACAGGATACAGATTGCAGATATTACTTCATCATGGGAGCAGATTCGCTTTATCAGATCGAGACATGGAAAGATCCAGGACAGATTTTTACCATGGCAGATATATTAGTAGCTACAAGAAATGACTCAAGAAGTGCTCTGGATGCTCAGATTGATTATCTGGAAGAGAAATACGATGGCAAGATTTATCATTTAAGCAGTCCAAGCATTGAGATTTCATCCAATGATATCAGAAAAAGATGTAGCAATGGATCAAGTATTCATTTCTTCCTTCCAGAAGATGTGATTGATTATATAGAAAGAAATGATTTATATGGAAGTACAGCAGATAGAAGAAAAGCTTAA
- the rsfS gene encoding ribosome silencing factor codes for MDQSLNMVKIAYDALDDKLAEDIKIIDIRSISVLADYFIIADGNNKNQVQAMVDNVQEELFKAGYEMKQMEGYREGNWILLDFGDIIIHIFDKENRLFYDLERIWKDGKEVSIEELN; via the coding sequence ATGGATCAGTCATTAAATATGGTAAAGATCGCATATGATGCGTTAGATGACAAGTTAGCAGAAGATATCAAGATTATTGATATTCGAAGCATTTCTGTTCTTGCAGATTACTTTATCATTGCAGATGGTAATAACAAAAACCAGGTACAGGCAATGGTAGATAATGTACAGGAAGAACTTTTTAAAGCTGGATATGAGATGAAACAGATGGAAGGGTATAGAGAAGGAAACTGGATCTTACTTGACTTTGGTGATATCATCATCCATATCTTTGATAAAGAAAACCGTTTATTCTATGATCTTGAAAGAATCTGGAAAGACGGAAAAGAAGTATCGATCGAAGAATTAAATTAA
- the obgE gene encoding GTPase ObgE, whose amino-acid sequence MFADRANIIIRSGKGGDGHVSFRRELYVPNGGPDGGDGGRGGDVIFVVDEGINTLSDYRHRRKFKAGDGQEGGRRKCHGADGEDIILKVPAGTVVKDKESGKVILDMSNKKEPVVLLKGGRGGKGNQHYATPTMQAPKYAQPGGKAQELEVMLELKVIADVGLVGFPNVGKSTFLSRVTNANPKIANYHFTTLNPNLGVVDMDGSKGFVIADIPGIIEGASEGVGLGFEFLRHIERTKVMIHMVDGASVEGRDPIVDIHAITDELKKYNKEILEKPQVIAANKMDAMSETDRETVIDLLKEEFEPEGIKVFPISAVSGEGVKELLWHVQGLLDELPEGATEFEQEYELNFGEEEGGIFIGHPEEGLYTVEGPKVERMLGYTNLESERGFDFFQKFMKENGVIERLTEMGIEEGDTVRLYNLEFDYYR is encoded by the coding sequence ATGTTTGCAGATAGAGCTAATATTATAATCAGATCCGGAAAAGGTGGAGATGGCCACGTAAGTTTCCGGAGGGAACTTTATGTACCAAACGGTGGACCAGATGGTGGAGACGGCGGCCGTGGCGGTGATGTGATCTTTGTTGTAGATGAAGGAATCAATACTTTATCTGATTACCGTCACAGAAGAAAATTCAAGGCAGGAGATGGTCAGGAAGGTGGCAGAAGAAAATGCCACGGTGCTGATGGAGAAGACATCATCCTGAAAGTTCCGGCAGGAACCGTTGTAAAAGACAAGGAATCAGGGAAAGTTATCCTTGATATGTCTAATAAGAAGGAACCAGTTGTACTATTAAAAGGCGGTCGTGGCGGTAAAGGAAACCAGCATTATGCAACTCCAACCATGCAGGCACCAAAATATGCCCAGCCAGGTGGGAAAGCGCAGGAACTCGAAGTTATGCTTGAGTTAAAAGTTATTGCTGATGTAGGTTTGGTTGGATTCCCAAATGTAGGAAAATCTACATTTTTATCAAGAGTAACAAACGCAAATCCAAAGATCGCAAACTATCATTTCACAACATTAAATCCAAATCTTGGAGTTGTGGATATGGATGGAAGCAAAGGATTTGTCATTGCAGATATCCCAGGAATCATTGAGGGGGCGTCTGAAGGTGTTGGTCTTGGATTTGAATTTTTACGTCATATCGAACGTACAAAAGTTATGATCCATATGGTAGATGGAGCTTCAGTAGAAGGAAGAGATCCGATCGTTGATATCCATGCTATCACAGATGAACTTAAGAAATACAACAAAGAGATTCTAGAGAAACCACAGGTGATCGCAGCGAACAAGATGGATGCTATGTCTGAGACAGACAGAGAGACTGTGATCGATTTATTAAAAGAAGAGTTTGAACCAGAAGGAATCAAAGTATTCCCTATTTCTGCGGTAAGCGGGGAAGGTGTTAAAGAATTATTATGGCATGTACAGGGATTATTAGATGAATTACCAGAAGGTGCAACAGAATTTGAACAGGAATACGAATTAAACTTCGGAGAAGAAGAAGGTGGAATCTTTATCGGTCATCCAGAAGAAGGATTATATACCGTCGAAGGACCGAAAGTAGAGAGAATGCTTGGATATACTAATCTGGAATCTGAGCGTGGATTTGACTTCTTTCAGAAATTCATGAAAGAAAACGGTGTCATTGAACGTTTAACAGAAATGGGAATCGAAGAAGGAGACACTGTACGTTTGTATAATCTGGAGTTTGACTACTATAGATAG
- a CDS encoding ribosomal-processing cysteine protease Prp: MTKITFYQRVDGTFQGFHSQDHAGYSAEGQDIVCAAVSALVINFVNSLDELTDDHYQIDVNQEDAEIDVVFTEELSEEGSLLLRSLILGLTSVEEEHGQYLDVIFKEV; encoded by the coding sequence ATGACAAAGATAACATTCTATCAGAGAGTCGATGGAACCTTTCAAGGTTTCCACTCACAGGACCATGCAGGTTACAGTGCGGAAGGACAAGATATTGTCTGTGCCGCAGTGTCTGCTCTGGTAATTAATTTTGTGAATTCTCTGGATGAACTGACAGATGATCACTATCAGATTGATGTGAACCAGGAAGACGCAGAAATTGACGTAGTATTTACGGAAGAGCTTTCCGAAGAGGGGAGCTTGTTATTAAGATCACTGATCCTTGGTCTGACTTCAGTAGAAGAAGAACATGGACAGTATTTAGATGTAATCTTTAAGGAGGTGTAA
- a CDS encoding N-acetylmuramoyl-L-alanine amidase produces MNKKQILCTGLSLALLLSSVITTPASIAAGKYFKIQYIHSKKKVKKKAINARYNNKVISTKIPGYIEGSTSMYSAYWIFGHCSSLGTKYSYSSSKKRVTLQRNSQKLVMTLNSRTATLNGKKFTLPSAPRKIRYIAKKKNYIMVPGDIVAKKLGLNYSWNNRLLSGVISKGSTAKPAPSTPSNTKPQTSNPSGSTTKITASESDYSIRIKKPDGLSSSSISSNDDYWNKQLQIIIDGDYRNFFNTASNRTIKDSLTYKVSYLNGKTYINLITSTIKGFSVTQTDSYIYVKYAAPKDMFYRIIVIDAGHGGKDSGATGNGYIEKNMTLKIVQNIKTNFDSDPLYKVYYTRLSDWYPTLTERYDLANTVNADRFLSVHINSADSASAKGTETLYKDYKTYANVIHSSSLSGMGYTKGSSYDRSLVYRPGLAVLRGTKMMSALAEMGFISNSTESARIDARSEAIGSALYQSLCNSFN; encoded by the coding sequence ATGAACAAAAAACAAATTTTATGTACTGGATTATCTCTTGCACTTCTTCTATCAAGTGTAATAACCACACCAGCTTCTATAGCTGCAGGGAAATATTTTAAGATTCAGTACATACATTCTAAGAAAAAAGTCAAAAAGAAAGCCATCAATGCCAGATACAATAATAAGGTTATAAGTACAAAAATTCCAGGATATATTGAAGGTTCTACTTCTATGTATTCTGCATACTGGATCTTCGGTCACTGTTCTTCTCTTGGAACAAAATATTCATATTCAAGTTCCAAAAAAAGAGTTACATTACAACGAAATTCTCAGAAACTTGTGATGACTTTAAACAGCAGAACAGCTACCTTGAATGGGAAGAAATTCACCCTTCCATCTGCACCTCGAAAAATCCGTTATATCGCAAAAAAGAAAAATTATATCATGGTTCCCGGAGATATCGTTGCAAAAAAACTAGGCTTAAATTATTCATGGAACAATCGTCTGTTATCAGGAGTGATCTCAAAGGGCAGTACTGCTAAACCTGCTCCTTCCACTCCATCAAATACAAAGCCTCAGACTTCCAATCCTTCTGGAAGTACAACAAAAATCACAGCATCTGAATCTGATTATTCTATCCGGATCAAAAAACCTGATGGTCTTTCATCGTCTTCTATAAGTTCCAACGATGATTACTGGAATAAGCAGTTACAGATCATCATTGACGGAGATTACCGCAACTTTTTTAACACAGCTTCTAACCGCACGATCAAAGATTCTTTAACTTATAAAGTTTCTTATCTAAATGGAAAAACTTATATCAATCTGATAACATCTACAATCAAAGGATTCTCTGTTACTCAGACAGATTCTTATATCTATGTCAAGTATGCGGCACCAAAGGATATGTTCTACAGAATCATTGTTATTGATGCCGGACATGGTGGAAAAGACAGCGGCGCAACTGGAAACGGTTATATTGAAAAGAACATGACCTTAAAGATCGTTCAGAATATCAAGACAAATTTTGACTCTGATCCGCTGTATAAGGTTTATTACACCAGACTCTCTGATTGGTATCCTACTCTTACCGAACGTTATGATCTGGCTAACACCGTCAATGCTGACCGTTTTTTAAGTGTACATATCAATTCTGCAGACTCTGCCAGTGCAAAAGGAACTGAAACATTATATAAGGATTACAAAACATATGCCAATGTCATTCATTCCTCTTCGCTAAGTGGAATGGGGTATACAAAAGGGTCTTCTTATGACCGAAGCCTTGTATACCGTCCTGGACTTGCAGTACTTCGAGGAACAAAAATGATGAGTGCCCTTGCCGAGATGGGATTCATCTCTAACAGCACGGAATCTGCAAGAATTGACGCTAGATCTGAGGCGATCGGATCTGCTCTTTACCAGTCACTCTGTAATTCTTTTAATTAA
- the fabV gene encoding enoyl-ACP reductase FabV, whose protein sequence is MIIKPRVKDYLCLTAHPEGCKKNVEDQIAYVKDQGEIPGDAKKVLVIGCSTGYGLASRIVAAFGCHADTLGIMFERPSNGRKTASPGWYNTASFEQFANEEGVYAKTINGDAFSKEIKNLTIETIKKDLGKVDLVVYSLAAPRRTTPDGVTYRSVLKTTGEEFTNKNLNLKDNSIGMKSIPAATEEEVEATVKVMGGEDWKLWMQALKDADVLSEDASTVAYSYIGSELTYPIYFEGTIGAAKKHLHQTADEITKEVGVKALISVNKGLVTQASAAIPIVPLYMSVLYKVMKENNVHEGCIEQIERLFKEKRLLADTITDEHGWVRMDDLELRDDIQDEVKKRWEEINTDNVSELADVDGYWEDFYRMFGFKEEGIDYEAETDPVVEIPSIKE, encoded by the coding sequence ATGATCATTAAACCGAGAGTCAAAGATTATTTATGCTTAACAGCACATCCAGAAGGATGTAAAAAGAATGTGGAAGATCAGATCGCGTATGTAAAAGATCAAGGAGAGATTCCTGGAGATGCGAAGAAAGTGTTAGTGATCGGATGTTCTACAGGATATGGACTGGCATCAAGAATCGTGGCAGCTTTTGGATGTCATGCAGATACCCTTGGAATCATGTTTGAACGTCCATCTAATGGAAGAAAGACAGCAAGTCCTGGATGGTATAATACAGCTTCATTTGAACAGTTTGCAAACGAAGAAGGAGTTTATGCCAAGACGATTAATGGAGACGCGTTCTCAAAAGAAATCAAAAATCTTACGATCGAAACGATCAAGAAAGATCTTGGAAAAGTGGATCTGGTTGTATACAGCCTTGCAGCACCACGAAGAACAACACCAGATGGAGTGACATATCGTTCGGTATTAAAGACAACAGGGGAGGAGTTTACAAATAAGAATCTGAACCTTAAGGATAACAGTATTGGTATGAAGAGCATTCCTGCAGCTACAGAAGAGGAAGTAGAGGCTACAGTCAAAGTTATGGGTGGAGAAGACTGGAAGTTATGGATGCAGGCATTAAAAGATGCAGATGTGTTATCAGAAGATGCAAGTACTGTCGCATATTCTTATATCGGATCTGAACTTACGTATCCAATCTATTTTGAAGGAACGATCGGTGCGGCAAAGAAACATCTGCATCAGACAGCAGATGAGATTACGAAAGAAGTTGGAGTAAAAGCGCTGATCTCTGTTAACAAAGGATTGGTAACACAGGCAAGTGCTGCGATTCCTATTGTTCCATTGTATATGTCTGTATTATATAAAGTCATGAAGGAAAATAATGTCCATGAAGGATGTATTGAACAGATTGAACGTCTGTTTAAAGAAAAGAGATTATTAGCCGATACGATCACGGATGAACACGGATGGGTTCGTATGGATGATCTGGAACTTCGTGATGATATTCAGGATGAAGTGAAGAAACGTTGGGAAGAGATCAATACAGATAATGTTTCAGAACTTGCAGATGTTGATGGTTATTGGGAAGATTTTTACCGTATGTTTGGATTTAAAGAGGAAGGAATCGACTACGAAGCAGAAACAGATCCTGTTGTAGAAATTCCAAGCATCAAAGAATAA
- the rpmA gene encoding 50S ribosomal protein L27, whose protein sequence is MMKMNLQFFAHKKGMGSTKNGRDSESKRLGAKRADGQFVKAGNILYRQRGTKIHPGVNVGRGGDDTLFALVDGIVRFERKGKDKKQCSVHPVA, encoded by the coding sequence ATGATGAAAATGAACCTTCAATTTTTCGCTCATAAAAAAGGAATGGGTTCTACAAAGAACGGTAGAGATTCCGAATCTAAGAGATTAGGTGCGAAAAGAGCTGACGGACAGTTTGTAAAAGCTGGAAATATTCTTTACAGACAGAGAGGAACAAAGATTCATCCAGGCGTTAACGTAGGACGCGGTGGTGACGATACATTATTCGCATTAGTTGATGGTATTGTTCGCTTCGAAAGAAAAGGTAAAGATAAGAAACAGTGTTCTGTACATCCAGTAGCATAA
- the yhbY gene encoding ribosome assembly RNA-binding protein YhbY translates to MTSKQRAYLKSLAMKIDPIYNIGKGSISPELVQGVRDALEARELIKIGVLQNCMDDPKELANVLAERTRSQVVQVIGKKIVLYKESKNHKRIELPKAGK, encoded by the coding sequence ATGACAAGCAAACAGAGAGCTTATTTAAAGAGTCTTGCAATGAAGATCGATCCGATCTATAACATTGGAAAAGGAAGTATTTCACCAGAACTTGTACAGGGTGTCAGAGATGCTTTAGAAGCAAGGGAATTGATCAAGATCGGTGTTCTTCAAAACTGTATGGACGATCCAAAAGAACTGGCAAATGTTCTTGCAGAGAGAACAAGATCCCAGGTTGTACAGGTTATTGGTAAGAAGATCGTATTATATAAGGAATCAAAGAATCATAAGAGAATTGAACTGCCAAAAGCAGGGAAATAA
- the rplU gene encoding 50S ribosomal protein L21, with the protein MYAIIATGGKQYKVSEGDVIKVEKLDAEVGAKVTFDNVLLVGGDTVKVGTPTVDGAKVEASVVSEGKGKKVIVYKYKRKTGYHKKNGHRQLFTQVKIDSIVG; encoded by the coding sequence ATGTACGCAATTATCGCAACAGGTGGAAAACAGTATAAAGTAAGCGAAGGCGACGTGATCAAAGTTGAGAAACTTGACGCTGAAGTAGGAGCTAAAGTAACATTTGATAATGTACTTTTAGTTGGTGGAGATACTGTTAAAGTTGGAACACCTACCGTTGATGGTGCGAAAGTTGAAGCTTCTGTAGTAAGCGAAGGAAAAGGTAAGAAAGTCATCGTTTACAAATACAAGAGAAAAACTGGATACCATAAGAAAAACGGTCATAGACAGTTATTTACACAGGTTAAGATCGATAGTATCGTTGGATAA
- a CDS encoding cell division suppressor protein YneA, giving the protein MRSKRRVIGIIIAVVFVFLMSTFLLSNNLIEAQETKDKQFTSIQVQKGDTLWKIAKKYMGNEYSSVDDYIEEVCQTNHIYDGKITEDMYLVIPYYK; this is encoded by the coding sequence ATGAGAAGTAAGAGAAGAGTGATCGGAATTATCATAGCAGTAGTTTTTGTTTTTCTAATGAGTACTTTCCTTTTAAGTAACAACCTGATCGAGGCCCAGGAAACAAAAGACAAGCAGTTTACCAGCATTCAGGTGCAGAAAGGTGATACATTATGGAAGATCGCAAAGAAATATATGGGGAATGAATATTCGTCTGTTGACGATTATATTGAAGAGGTATGTCAGACAAATCATATATATGATGGAAAGATCACAGAAGACATGTATCTGGTGATCCCATATTATAAATAA
- a CDS encoding ribonuclease E/G produces MAYTEIVITRFGDHLVSMLLKDGHPVEFQCVSEKNKVDIGNIYIGVVKNVVKNINGAFVEFDQDEIGFLSMRHRQYKAGDEVLVQIKKEATEEKRPMLSDQIELTGKYLVLTSDKLSVGISNKIHQKEKKQELKEMAEPLVTQEYGFILRTEAAKADKEDVLMEADQLSAKYHEIVSKRQYRKAPHLVDTNYDALEVLVHDIKPGSIDRIVTDQEEVGEQLKEKGYEVFLCSYMAGDIERRYRFRHYLSEVFKRKIFMKSGGFLYIEQTEAMAVIDVNTGKSIGKKNQEAHIKKINLEAAKEAARQIRLRNLSGIIMIDFIDMKSKDDEKELLQVMQHYLNGDSKKAVAVDITKLGIMEITRKKEKNPIFRQISIDILK; encoded by the coding sequence ATGGCATATACAGAGATTGTGATCACAAGGTTTGGCGATCATCTGGTCAGTATGTTATTAAAAGATGGTCATCCGGTAGAATTTCAATGTGTAAGTGAGAAGAATAAAGTTGATATTGGGAATATTTACATAGGAGTCGTAAAAAATGTTGTCAAGAATATCAATGGGGCTTTTGTTGAGTTCGATCAAGACGAAATAGGCTTCCTTTCCATGAGACATAGGCAATATAAAGCGGGTGATGAAGTGTTGGTACAGATAAAGAAAGAAGCGACAGAAGAAAAACGTCCGATGCTATCAGATCAGATAGAATTAACAGGGAAATATCTTGTGCTGACTTCAGATAAGCTGTCTGTAGGAATTTCCAATAAGATTCATCAGAAAGAAAAAAAACAGGAATTAAAAGAAATGGCAGAGCCTCTTGTGACACAGGAATATGGCTTTATTCTCCGTACAGAAGCTGCAAAAGCCGACAAAGAAGATGTTCTTATGGAAGCAGATCAGTTGTCTGCGAAATATCATGAGATCGTATCTAAAAGGCAATACCGCAAAGCTCCTCATCTTGTTGATACAAATTACGATGCATTGGAAGTGTTGGTTCATGATATCAAACCAGGATCGATCGATCGTATTGTGACAGATCAGGAAGAAGTAGGGGAACAGCTGAAAGAAAAAGGTTATGAAGTATTCTTATGTTCTTATATGGCAGGAGACATTGAACGAAGATATCGGTTTCGTCATTATCTTTCAGAGGTATTTAAACGTAAAATATTTATGAAGTCTGGAGGATTTCTGTATATCGAACAGACAGAGGCAATGGCAGTCATTGATGTGAATACGGGGAAATCCATTGGAAAGAAGAACCAGGAAGCACATATTAAGAAAATAAACTTAGAAGCAGCCAAAGAAGCAGCAAGGCAGATCCGCTTAAGAAATTTATCAGGGATCATCATGATTGATTTTATTGATATGAAGTCCAAAGATGATGAGAAAGAATTATTACAGGTAATGCAGCATTATCTAAATGGGGATTCTAAGAAAGCAGTTGCTGTAGATATTACAAAGCTCGGAATTATGGAGATCACAAGAAAAAAAGAAAAAAATCCAATTTTTCGACAAATAAGTATTGACATATTGAAATAG
- the lexA gene encoding transcriptional repressor LexA: protein MAKEQLSDKQQQILEFIKRRILDKGYPPAVREICEAVNLRSTSSVHSHLETLERKGYIHRDPTKPRAIEITDDDFNLARREIINIPVVGTVTAGEPILAVENIEEYFPMLPNHISNKNTFMLHVRGESMINAGIFDGDMVIVEQQPTADNGDIVVAMIEDSATVKRFYKEDGYYRLQPENDTMDPIIVSEVSIIGKVVGLYRSMK from the coding sequence ATGGCCAAAGAACAATTAAGTGACAAACAACAACAGATCCTTGAATTCATCAAACGACGCATCCTGGATAAAGGTTATCCACCTGCCGTACGCGAGATCTGCGAGGCAGTGAATCTTCGTTCTACTTCCTCTGTCCATTCCCATCTGGAGACTTTGGAGAGAAAAGGATACATTCATAGAGATCCTACCAAGCCTCGTGCGATCGAGATCACCGATGATGATTTTAATCTGGCTCGCCGCGAGATCATCAATATCCCTGTCGTAGGTACCGTCACTGCCGGTGAACCGATCTTAGCGGTAGAGAATATTGAAGAATATTTTCCAATGCTTCCAAATCATATCAGCAATAAGAATACTTTCATGCTCCATGTCCGTGGAGAAAGTATGATCAATGCCGGAATTTTTGACGGTGATATGGTTATTGTCGAACAACAGCCAACTGCTGATAATGGTGATATTGTCGTTGCAATGATCGAAGATTCTGCAACTGTTAAGAGATTTTATAAAGAAGATGGATATTACAGACTCCAGCCAGAGAATGATACTATGGATCCGATCATCGTATCAGAAGTATCTATTATTGGTAAAGTCGTTGGACTTTATCGTTCAATGAAATAA
- a CDS encoding N-acetylmuramoyl-L-alanine amidase produces the protein MRLQKLFITTLLSVSVIGTAIPANVSAASYATTKRTYTLKVAGKKQKKKARGAIYNGKTIKTKAPGFLRGDTTMYSASYVFQKGLGVSYSYSSKTWKITLKKGSKTITMKRGSKYAYVNGKKKKLPTPARRVYSYKQKKNYIYVPGEFCAKHLGYSYSWSSSSYAGTFSTSNSNKASSSVTTLPATNGEHYVQLDKPEGLSESDISTTDDYNNYRLIVNIKGNYSSYYSDASHRSVVGDSSFYSYSVAYSNGYTKIYIRPRKATIKGFEVTQTDSYIKVRYDSPKAMYKQIVVLDAGHGGSDSGAVANGYKEKNMTLKIVQAAKSYFDDDPDIKVYYTRLSDTYPSLTERSDLANEVGADRFYSVHINSAGSSATGTETLYNSKGYKSSTGLTSYNWSATIHPYIRSATGFTNRGLVNRTGLAVLRHTKTSSTLTEIGFISNKSEAKKMNSNLTNYGKAVYNSTKASFSKNPTGR, from the coding sequence ATGAGATTACAAAAGTTATTTATTACAACACTATTATCAGTTTCAGTCATTGGTACGGCAATACCTGCAAATGTATCTGCCGCATCCTATGCAACGACAAAACGCACATACACTTTAAAAGTTGCTGGTAAAAAGCAGAAAAAGAAAGCTCGCGGTGCAATCTATAATGGTAAGACGATCAAAACAAAAGCACCTGGCTTCTTACGTGGTGATACAACCATGTATTCCGCAAGCTATGTATTCCAGAAGGGATTAGGCGTTTCTTATTCTTACTCTTCTAAAACATGGAAGATCACTTTAAAAAAAGGTTCTAAGACGATCACCATGAAACGTGGCAGCAAATATGCTTATGTCAATGGAAAGAAAAAGAAACTTCCAACACCTGCACGCCGTGTATATTCCTATAAACAGAAAAAAAATTACATCTATGTTCCTGGTGAGTTCTGTGCAAAACATCTTGGATATTCTTATTCATGGAGCAGTAGTTCTTATGCTGGTACTTTCTCAACAAGTAACAGTAATAAGGCATCTTCTTCCGTTACAACGCTTCCAGCAACAAATGGAGAACATTATGTACAACTTGATAAACCAGAGGGCTTATCCGAGAGCGACATCTCAACAACTGACGATTACAATAACTATCGTCTGATCGTAAACATTAAAGGAAATTATTCTTCTTATTATTCCGATGCGTCACATCGCAGTGTTGTTGGTGATTCAAGCTTCTATTCTTATTCTGTAGCTTACAGCAATGGCTATACAAAGATATATATCAGGCCTCGAAAAGCTACGATCAAAGGATTCGAAGTAACACAGACAGATTCTTATATCAAGGTTCGCTATGATTCACCAAAGGCAATGTACAAACAGATCGTTGTACTTGATGCAGGACATGGTGGTTCAGACTCTGGAGCAGTTGCCAATGGATATAAAGAAAAAAACATGACATTAAAGATCGTTCAGGCTGCAAAGTCATACTTTGATGACGATCCAGATATCAAAGTTTACTATACAAGATTATCTGATACATACCCAAGCCTTACTGAGCGTTCTGATCTTGCCAATGAAGTTGGCGCAGACAGATTCTACAGTGTTCATATCAATTCTGCCGGATCTTCTGCTACAGGAACTGAAACCTTATACAATTCCAAAGGATATAAATCTTCTACAGGACTAACAAGCTATAATTGGTCAGCAACCATTCATCCTTATATCCGTTCTGCCACAGGATTTACAAACCGAGGTCTTGTAAACCGTACAGGATTAGCTGTTCTCCGTCATACGAAGACATCTTCTACCTTAACTGAGATTGGATTCATCTCTAACAAATCTGAAGCAAAGAAAATGAACTCTAATCTTACAAACTATGGAAAAGCTGTCTATAACAGCACAAAAGCATCTTTTAGTAAAAACCCAACTGGGCGATAA
- the yqeK gene encoding bis(5'-nucleosyl)-tetraphosphatase (symmetrical) YqeK: MEVQQIEEKLKTALKPSRYRHTLGVAYTASCMAMVFGVDVHKAYRAGLLHDCAKGFSMEEQRALCKRYNISLEGTLTKSPQLMHQEIAPFLASDEYKEQDSEVLSAIACHTTGKIGMTPLEQIVFIADYMEPNRKMIPGLSKVRKLAFEDLDKCTKTILKNTIEYLTECGQEIDERTVETYKYYRDKKEN, translated from the coding sequence ATGGAAGTACAGCAGATAGAAGAAAAGCTTAAAACAGCGTTAAAACCATCCAGATACCGGCATACACTAGGAGTAGCTTATACAGCTTCCTGTATGGCAATGGTGTTTGGAGTGGATGTTCATAAAGCATATCGCGCAGGTCTTTTGCATGATTGTGCCAAAGGCTTTTCAATGGAGGAGCAAAGAGCGTTATGCAAACGATATAATATCAGTCTGGAGGGAACTTTAACCAAAAGTCCGCAGCTGATGCATCAAGAGATCGCTCCATTTCTTGCAAGCGATGAATATAAGGAACAGGATTCGGAAGTTTTGTCAGCAATCGCATGTCATACGACAGGGAAGATCGGTATGACACCGCTTGAACAGATAGTTTTTATTGCTGACTATATGGAACCAAATCGAAAGATGATTCCAGGACTTTCAAAAGTCCGTAAGCTGGCATTTGAGGATCTTGATAAATGTACAAAAACAATTCTTAAGAATACGATAGAGTACCTGACAGAATGTGGACAGGAAATTGATGAGCGGACAGTAGAGACTTATAAGTATTATAGAGACAAAAAGGAGAATTAA